A window from Phycisphaerae bacterium encodes these proteins:
- a CDS encoding LacI family transcriptional regulator, translated as MVKVTQKQIAEAAGVSPAAVSAALSGQAEARGISPDTAERILEVGRSLGYVPAQRRERALARTIGLVLRQRVRFFLNNPFYASIYSGIVEELARHDFHVLFSLPQEELVDRLSLPRVVSQRKVDGLILLGELPFDYVGRLVDFGVRLVCVNFEHSPEVTSVLIDGRAEATAAMAYLHQLGHCRIAYLCDQNGSQHSLGRLEGYRANLPADVAACVIEADGGDIENGERAIREYLGRHDRRALPFSCLLAENDFLAMGAIRAFREAGLSVPDDVGVMGGQDFDPQGRFDCALTTTGVSKTAMGHLAARALVEAIIEDRDQAVKMVVPTTIVERGSVRPVSPEGES; from the coding sequence GTGGTAAAGGTAACGCAGAAACAAATTGCGGAGGCGGCGGGAGTTTCGCCAGCGGCGGTGTCGGCGGCGCTGTCGGGACAGGCGGAGGCGCGGGGGATTTCGCCGGACACCGCGGAGCGGATTCTGGAGGTCGGCCGGTCGCTTGGGTATGTGCCGGCCCAGCGGCGGGAACGAGCGCTCGCCCGGACCATCGGGTTGGTGCTTCGCCAGCGGGTGCGGTTTTTTCTGAATAACCCCTTCTACGCCAGCATTTATAGTGGGATTGTCGAGGAGTTGGCCCGCCACGATTTCCATGTGCTGTTTTCCCTGCCGCAGGAGGAGTTGGTGGATCGGCTTAGCCTGCCGCGGGTGGTTTCGCAGCGGAAGGTGGATGGGTTAATCCTGCTGGGCGAGTTGCCGTTCGATTACGTCGGTCGGCTGGTCGACTTCGGGGTGCGGCTTGTGTGCGTGAACTTTGAGCATTCGCCCGAAGTCACCAGCGTGCTGATCGACGGCCGGGCGGAGGCCACCGCGGCGATGGCGTATCTGCATCAGCTCGGCCATTGCCGGATCGCCTATCTTTGCGATCAGAACGGTTCGCAGCACAGCCTGGGCCGGCTGGAAGGCTATCGGGCCAACCTACCGGCTGACGTTGCCGCGTGCGTCATCGAGGCCGACGGCGGCGATATCGAAAACGGCGAACGGGCGATCCGTGAGTATCTGGGCCGGCACGACCGGCGTGCATTGCCGTTTTCGTGTCTGCTGGCGGAGAACGATTTCCTGGCGATGGGCGCTATCCGGGCGTTTCGCGAGGCCGGGTTGAGCGTGCCGGACGACGTGGGCGTGATGGGCGGCCAGGACTTCGATCCGCAAGGGCGGTTCGATTGCGCGTTGACCACCACCGGTGTGAGCAAGACGGCGATGGGCCACCTGGCCGCACGGGCGCTGGTCGAGGCGATCATCGAGGATCGCGACCAAGCGGTCAAGATGGTCGTGCCCACGACGATCGTCGAGCGCGGATCGGTGCGGCCGGTCAGCCCGGAAGGCGAGTCATGA
- a CDS encoding GntR family transcriptional regulator, with protein MPGKRVPLHRQVASRLEQRIRCGVYPGGGLLPSLRTLAGEFGVSLNVVQRAVYQLSEKGVLVPHQGRGLAVADPERCRRTAITFGFIQPFSSREAFEQQVFLYAEEAFTNRDNLMIIRSSQGDPVQERRIAEHLANNGVQGILLWPVADNPNGGFFQELSRRVPVVQVDRLLDGAQLPAVVLDFYEAGRSICRHLFEVLGRRKVLVAMDTQKISPNRDLAWGFAEEARELGRTGDLTVRNWPIIELIRRLNAADFSQVDGRRQVVREHLIGEGYDALFCMHEEFLDYVVVETGLYDEFADLQLASMTDPIVNTRTRRYNESNVVRWVMDFPGMISTAADLLQEWVLKRSCERGVVRIGMKRRE; from the coding sequence ATGCCGGGCAAAAGAGTTCCGCTGCACCGCCAGGTGGCGTCGAGGCTTGAGCAGCGGATTCGCTGTGGGGTCTATCCGGGCGGCGGGTTGCTGCCGTCGCTTCGGACGCTGGCGGGGGAGTTTGGGGTCAGCCTGAACGTGGTCCAGCGGGCGGTCTATCAGTTGTCGGAGAAGGGGGTGCTGGTTCCGCACCAGGGCAGGGGGTTGGCGGTGGCCGATCCGGAGCGGTGCCGGCGGACGGCGATCACGTTCGGGTTCATTCAGCCGTTTTCGTCCCGTGAGGCCTTCGAACAGCAGGTGTTCCTGTACGCGGAGGAGGCGTTCACCAATCGCGACAACCTGATGATTATCCGCTCGTCGCAGGGCGACCCGGTGCAGGAGCGTCGGATCGCTGAGCACCTGGCCAATAACGGCGTGCAGGGGATCTTGCTGTGGCCGGTGGCTGACAATCCCAACGGCGGTTTTTTTCAGGAGCTTTCGCGGCGTGTTCCGGTGGTGCAGGTGGACCGGCTGCTGGATGGGGCGCAACTGCCGGCGGTGGTGCTGGATTTCTACGAGGCGGGCCGGTCGATCTGCCGGCACCTGTTCGAGGTGTTGGGCCGTCGCAAGGTGCTGGTGGCGATGGACACGCAGAAGATCAGCCCGAACCGAGATCTGGCGTGGGGATTCGCGGAGGAGGCGCGGGAATTGGGCCGGACGGGCGACCTGACCGTGCGGAACTGGCCGATCATTGAGCTGATCCGCCGGCTGAACGCAGCGGACTTTTCCCAGGTCGACGGCCGCCGGCAGGTGGTGCGCGAGCATCTGATCGGCGAAGGGTACGACGCGCTGTTCTGCATGCATGAGGAGTTTCTCGATTACGTGGTGGTCGAGACGGGCCTGTACGATGAGTTCGCCGACCTGCAACTGGCGTCGATGACCGACCCGATCGTCAACACGCGGACGCGTCGCTACAACGAATCGAACGTGGTGCGGTGGGTGATGGATTTTCCGGGGATGATCTCGACCGCCGCCGACCTGCTTCAGGAGTGGGTGCTGAAGCGCTCATGCGAGCGGGGCGTGGTGAGAATTGGGATGAAACGGAGAGAATAG
- a CDS encoding prepilin-type N-terminal cleavage/methylation domain-containing protein translates to MNHRVRVFDNSTSFTLIELLVVVAIIAVLVSMLLPALNSAREAAQTLTCQGILKNFGVANEMYADECSDWLVPAKYANRETGEIWATWHKNTLFRRLLGMAPGTYNFPGGLICPMATETLKNPVGPNEYNTCWGANISGCPDWDTFWNASAYYTLAHQRSQVVRPDMKIFFGDANDWVLHSWWSDEELPVGPSPAYRHSGNFNVCFFDGHVGWLDRYRAGRLHNGAYNIYWDPFAE, encoded by the coding sequence ATGAATCATCGGGTTCGAGTCTTCGACAATTCGACATCGTTTACGCTGATCGAGCTGCTGGTGGTCGTGGCGATCATCGCGGTGCTGGTGTCGATGTTGCTGCCGGCGCTGAACTCGGCGAGGGAGGCGGCCCAGACGCTGACGTGTCAGGGGATCCTCAAGAACTTCGGCGTGGCCAACGAGATGTACGCCGATGAATGCAGCGATTGGTTGGTGCCGGCCAAGTACGCGAACCGCGAGACGGGAGAGATATGGGCGACGTGGCACAAGAACACGCTGTTCCGGCGTCTCCTGGGTATGGCTCCGGGCACGTACAACTTTCCGGGCGGGCTGATCTGCCCGATGGCTACAGAGACTTTGAAGAATCCCGTCGGTCCAAACGAGTACAATACCTGTTGGGGAGCCAACATCTCGGGCTGCCCGGACTGGGACACGTTCTGGAATGCTTCGGCCTATTACACGCTCGCGCATCAACGTTCCCAGGTTGTCAGGCCGGATATGAAGATATTCTTCGGCGATGCGAACGATTGGGTCCTGCATTCCTGGTGGTCGGATGAGGAACTGCCGGTGGGGCCTTCCCCGGCCTATCGACACAGCGGCAACTTCAATGTCTGCTTCTTCGACGGGCACGTCGGATGGCTGGACCGCTATCGGGCGGGGCGTCTTCATAACGGCGCCTACAACATCTACTGGGACCCCTTTGCCGAATAG
- a CDS encoding glycoside hydrolase family 5 protein — MIQRMLFVLTLCFLVGSQAPVFGLADVGVRPGDVVYQAAFDGEKVAAGWEGPGTLEETQERGPALSISRPAGPAADAVVSQLSIPCEKYRGCLLMMTAMVKGENVTVGVPTVKNKLTSETIKTSYHAVKFMVTVGGETYQAAVAVGVDSPRDDQGYQDDQAGKTGGAFDWKPAAVRAFVPWDAERMTIALGLEAGVSGKVWFDDVEIRVRQVDAFPKGKVAMGPWKFPQLRGTMIDPRGLSEEDYKVLGGEWKANLVRWCFHGGPGYASSADDAAYDQWLDGEIARLDGMLPVLRKYGIHAAIAMFGAPGNGAGWSGSPLYTNPACQQKLIEVWRKLAKHYKGVEGIYGYDPVNEPCDILGIDNVGYDTVPADVYNWWELADRIARAIRGIDSERLILIEPSPCTPYGFHRYIPLNVPNVVYSPHMYMPYQYTHQHIFPFFADTLGYPGFEWGGLIWDRKRIRAELGHVIDFQRKWGARIYVGEFSAVRWAPGAFEYIRDVIDVCEENGWDWTYHAFREAQYWDPELNEDKDNPAKALTERQKLLREWFGKNGADE, encoded by the coding sequence GTGATTCAGCGGATGCTCTTTGTCCTGACGTTGTGTTTTCTTGTCGGAAGCCAGGCTCCGGTGTTTGGCCTGGCCGACGTCGGAGTTCGTCCCGGCGACGTGGTCTATCAGGCTGCCTTTGACGGTGAGAAGGTTGCGGCCGGATGGGAAGGGCCGGGCACGCTGGAGGAGACGCAGGAGAGAGGTCCTGCCCTGAGCATCAGCCGACCCGCGGGTCCGGCTGCGGATGCGGTGGTTTCGCAACTGTCGATTCCCTGCGAGAAGTACCGCGGATGCCTGCTGATGATGACCGCGATGGTCAAGGGCGAGAATGTGACGGTCGGGGTACCGACGGTCAAGAACAAGCTGACGAGCGAAACGATCAAAACGAGTTATCACGCGGTCAAGTTCATGGTGACGGTGGGCGGCGAGACTTACCAAGCCGCGGTGGCCGTGGGCGTGGACTCGCCCCGAGACGACCAGGGCTACCAGGACGACCAAGCGGGCAAGACGGGCGGAGCATTCGACTGGAAGCCGGCCGCCGTTCGCGCGTTTGTTCCGTGGGATGCCGAGCGGATGACGATCGCGCTGGGGCTTGAGGCCGGCGTGAGTGGGAAGGTGTGGTTCGACGACGTGGAGATCCGCGTTCGGCAGGTCGATGCGTTCCCGAAGGGAAAAGTGGCGATGGGACCGTGGAAGTTCCCGCAGCTGCGCGGCACGATGATCGATCCGCGAGGATTGAGTGAAGAGGACTACAAGGTGCTGGGCGGGGAGTGGAAAGCGAACCTGGTGCGGTGGTGTTTCCACGGCGGGCCCGGCTATGCCTCGTCGGCGGATGACGCGGCCTACGACCAGTGGCTCGACGGCGAGATCGCGCGGTTGGACGGCATGCTGCCGGTTCTGCGGAAGTACGGGATCCATGCGGCGATCGCCATGTTCGGCGCGCCCGGCAACGGCGCGGGCTGGTCGGGCAGTCCGCTTTACACCAATCCCGCGTGCCAGCAGAAGCTCATCGAGGTGTGGCGGAAGCTCGCGAAGCACTACAAGGGGGTCGAGGGCATCTATGGATACGACCCGGTCAACGAGCCGTGCGACATTCTGGGGATCGACAACGTCGGATACGACACGGTTCCAGCGGACGTGTACAACTGGTGGGAACTGGCGGATCGGATCGCGCGAGCCATCCGGGGGATCGACTCGGAGCGATTGATTTTGATCGAACCGTCGCCGTGCACGCCTTACGGGTTCCATCGGTACATTCCCCTGAACGTTCCGAACGTCGTGTACAGCCCGCACATGTACATGCCGTACCAATACACCCATCAGCACATTTTCCCGTTCTTTGCCGATACGCTTGGTTATCCCGGATTCGAGTGGGGCGGCCTGATCTGGGACCGGAAGCGCATCCGGGCCGAGCTTGGGCACGTGATCGATTTCCAGCGGAAATGGGGCGCGCGAATCTACGTGGGCGAGTTCAGCGCCGTCCGCTGGGCGCCGGGCGCCTTTGAGTATATCCGGGACGTGATCGACGTGTGTGAGGAGAACGGCTGGGACTGGACGTACCACGCGTTCCGCGAGGCGCAATACTGGGATCCGGAACTCAACGAGGACAAGGACAATCCGGCGAAGGCGTTGACCGAGCGGCAGAAACTGCTGCGGGAGTGGTTCGGAAAGAATGGCGCGGATGAATGA
- a CDS encoding lipocalin family protein, with product MSLCRPKLSRSLVVVSLVFVIGLSGCVTPPETVDFVDLERYEGLWYEIASYPTFFNQDLVATTAQYTLREDGRVDLINRARVGDFDGPETTIAGVARTTDPNSNSRLAVRFNQFPVCLFEAHYWIIELDQENYQYAVVSDPRRSTLFILSRTPTVDDQFLQALIDDLAARGFDPNEIQLTPQPPQ from the coding sequence ATGTCGCTTTGTCGGCCCAAGCTTTCGCGGTCTCTGGTCGTGGTTTCGCTGGTCTTCGTGATCGGCCTTTCGGGCTGCGTCACACCGCCCGAGACGGTCGATTTCGTCGATCTGGAGCGCTACGAAGGGCTCTGGTACGAGATCGCCAGCTACCCGACCTTCTTCAATCAGGACCTGGTGGCCACCACCGCCCAGTACACGCTGCGCGAGGACGGCCGGGTGGACCTGATCAACCGGGCCCGCGTCGGCGACTTCGACGGGCCTGAAACCACCATCGCCGGCGTCGCCCGAACCACCGACCCCAATTCCAACTCCCGACTCGCCGTCCGGTTCAACCAGTTCCCGGTCTGCCTCTTCGAGGCCCACTACTGGATTATCGAACTCGATCAGGAGAACTATCAGTACGCGGTCGTCTCCGATCCACGACGCTCGACCCTCTTTATCCTCTCCCGCACGCCCACGGTCGATGACCAGTTCCTCCAAGCCCTCATCGACGACCTGGCGGCCCGAGGCTTCGACCCCAACGAAATCCAACTCACACCCCAGCCGCCTCAGTAG
- a CDS encoding Gfo/Idh/MocA family oxidoreductase — protein MGRIRMGWIGCGGIAKVHAENILDLADRMEVTCVVDILPDRAEAVAAMVPGACVETDYRRVDDQVDAVLISLPHDLHAEATLHFLSAGKHVLVEKPMANSEDECRQMIDAAAAADRKLMVAYCMRYHPLVRRMKEAIDNREYGEVFQVSIWTEQHTESKAPHWALEAKRLGGGQFFSHGCHYIDILLWYLGRPVRGVHLGTNRGTPWMEKEGTSNAVIEFENGIMGYHFGTWGARGSRLVYSFHAHCTEGMLEADIITGKLIAHVRGEQTVLFETPPGKPMSRQMNHFLDCIENDTQPFTDPISSIEGLRVIWKLYEAEPTAAMADLRGEGLGTWTPECPPMPPMNW, from the coding sequence ATGGGCAGGATTCGGATGGGATGGATCGGCTGCGGCGGGATCGCCAAGGTCCACGCCGAGAACATTCTCGACCTGGCCGACCGGATGGAGGTGACCTGCGTGGTCGATATCCTCCCCGATCGTGCCGAAGCCGTCGCGGCCATGGTGCCGGGCGCTTGCGTCGAGACCGACTACCGCCGCGTCGACGACCAGGTCGACGCCGTGCTGATCTCGCTGCCTCACGACCTGCACGCCGAGGCCACGCTGCACTTCCTGAGCGCGGGCAAGCACGTGCTGGTCGAAAAACCGATGGCCAACTCCGAGGACGAGTGCCGGCAGATGATCGACGCCGCCGCGGCTGCCGACCGAAAGCTCATGGTGGCCTATTGCATGCGCTACCATCCGCTCGTCCGCCGGATGAAGGAGGCCATCGACAACCGCGAATACGGCGAGGTCTTCCAGGTCTCGATCTGGACCGAACAGCACACCGAATCCAAAGCGCCCCACTGGGCGCTCGAAGCCAAACGTCTCGGCGGCGGCCAGTTCTTCAGCCACGGCTGCCACTACATCGACATCCTCCTGTGGTATCTCGGCCGGCCGGTCCGCGGCGTCCATCTCGGCACCAACCGCGGCACCCCTTGGATGGAAAAGGAAGGCACCAGCAACGCCGTGATCGAATTCGAAAACGGGATCATGGGCTACCACTTCGGCACGTGGGGCGCACGCGGCAGCCGCCTCGTCTATTCCTTCCATGCCCACTGCACCGAGGGCATGCTCGAAGCCGACATCATCACCGGCAAGCTCATCGCCCACGTCCGCGGCGAGCAGACCGTCCTGTTCGAAACTCCGCCCGGCAAACCCATGTCGCGACAGATGAACCACTTCCTCGACTGCATCGAGAACGACACTCAGCCGTTCACCGACCCGATCAGCAGCATCGAGGGCCTGCGCGTGATCTGGAAACTCTACGAGGCCGAACCCACAGCCGCCATGGCCGACCTCCGCGGCGAGGGCCTGGGCACCTGGACGCCCGAGTGCCCGCCGATGCCGCCGATGAACTGGTAA
- a CDS encoding glycosyltransferase, with translation MISKALEHADWDVPTDSRLVILMPVFNDWQAAGRLIVQLDEALAEPGIEADVLVVDDASCQPAPLGFPPIQLKALRRIMILPLRRNLGHQRAIAIGLAYVQKNFPNRDVLVMDADGEDQPTDVPRLIEALHRRNRRQIVFAQRVRRSEGPFFRFCYWCYKWSHRLLTGCWQDFGNFSVIPSPLLDRVVVVSEIWNHFAAGVVMARLPYDTIPTRRGNRLSGRSKMNFVSLLIHGMSAMSVYAPIVGVRLLVACGAAAALMVVAACAVVGIRLFTDLAIAGWATAAFGLTAVLLFQTLGMAGAAVFLMLHNQNRMGFLPARDFHLFTQPLRVFAMEGLESRWKTGADGPGMGKDYAVEPGSLCTVHAAAAAEAATG, from the coding sequence ATGATTTCCAAAGCCCTGGAACACGCGGATTGGGATGTTCCCACCGACAGCCGGCTGGTGATCCTCATGCCGGTGTTCAACGACTGGCAGGCGGCAGGCCGCCTTATCGTCCAGTTGGACGAGGCGCTGGCCGAACCCGGCATCGAAGCGGACGTGCTGGTCGTGGATGACGCGTCGTGCCAACCGGCGCCGCTCGGTTTTCCTCCGATCCAACTCAAGGCGCTGCGGCGGATCATGATCCTGCCGCTGCGGCGCAACCTCGGCCACCAGCGGGCCATCGCGATTGGATTGGCCTACGTCCAGAAGAACTTCCCGAACCGCGACGTGCTGGTCATGGACGCCGACGGCGAAGACCAGCCGACCGACGTGCCGCGACTGATCGAGGCGCTTCATCGCCGCAACCGACGCCAGATCGTCTTCGCCCAGCGCGTGCGGCGATCCGAGGGTCCGTTCTTTCGCTTCTGCTACTGGTGCTACAAGTGGAGCCATCGCCTGCTGACCGGCTGCTGGCAGGACTTCGGCAACTTCAGCGTCATTCCCTCGCCGCTGCTGGACCGGGTGGTCGTCGTCTCCGAGATATGGAACCACTTCGCCGCCGGCGTGGTGATGGCGAGACTCCCCTATGACACCATTCCCACCCGCCGCGGCAACCGGCTCTCGGGGCGGTCGAAGATGAACTTCGTCTCGCTGCTGATCCACGGGATGAGCGCGATGTCGGTCTACGCGCCCATCGTGGGTGTTCGCCTGCTCGTCGCCTGCGGAGCGGCAGCGGCGTTGATGGTCGTCGCGGCGTGCGCGGTCGTCGGCATTCGCCTCTTTACCGACCTGGCCATCGCCGGTTGGGCAACCGCCGCGTTCGGGCTGACCGCGGTGCTGCTGTTCCAGACGCTGGGCATGGCCGGAGCGGCGGTATTTCTGATGCTGCACAATCAGAACCGTATGGGCTTTCTGCCCGCGCGGGATTTCCACCTGTTCACCCAACCGCTGCGGGTCTTCGCCATGGAGGGCTTGGAGAGCCGGTGGAAAACTGGAGCCGATGGTCCTGGTATGGGAAAGGATTATGCGGTTGAACCGGGATCACTCTGCACGGTCCACGCCGCAGCCGCAGCCGAAGCAGCAACCGGATGA
- a CDS encoding radical SAM protein: MANVLLMVPPLTPKELFVRGSGSSASLIPPLGLAYIAAHLRRAGHRCRIIDGIADPQPVETLCEEAKRFDVIGMSVVSAYAIRAIELIGAIKASGCSAPIVVGGPHVTALPDSLLACGADVAVVGEGELTMCQLVEELATGRPNLPGVKGIAYRSGDRTVATGRRELIHPLDQLDLPARDLLPMDRYHTSIARSSHQPSHSMLASRGCPGLCTFCSRVTFGTRVRYFGPGRIVDEFFELRDRYGARDVAVWDDNFPADPEVAIETCDRLRSRGFDHSWSVEARVDCITREVLQALRDAGCTYIAYGFESGSQEILDRVRKHTTIEQMVDVVRMTKEAGIRIRGYFMLGLPGETADHVRRTIAFAKKLDVELASFTLFVPLPGSLDYRRAQQSGQFDPDYWKRQVLPEFNFLDRPIYVPDGMTESELLALHRSAYQQYYFRPKTLLRRIMSVRGLEDLMTMASGAKTLIANTLHRPDAAVKAG; encoded by the coding sequence ATGGCTAACGTACTGCTGATGGTCCCGCCACTGACGCCGAAAGAACTATTCGTCCGCGGATCGGGCAGTTCCGCCAGCCTGATTCCCCCCCTCGGGCTGGCCTACATCGCCGCCCATCTGCGACGGGCCGGCCACCGGTGCCGGATCATCGACGGGATTGCCGACCCTCAGCCCGTCGAGACGCTGTGCGAGGAGGCCAAACGCTTCGACGTGATCGGCATGTCCGTGGTCAGCGCCTACGCCATCCGCGCCATCGAGCTGATCGGGGCGATCAAAGCGAGCGGGTGCTCCGCCCCGATCGTGGTCGGCGGCCCTCACGTGACGGCTTTGCCGGACTCGCTGCTGGCCTGCGGGGCCGACGTCGCCGTGGTGGGCGAGGGTGAACTGACGATGTGCCAGCTCGTCGAGGAGCTGGCGACCGGCCGGCCGAACCTGCCCGGAGTCAAGGGCATCGCGTATCGGTCGGGCGACCGGACGGTCGCCACCGGCCGCCGTGAGCTTATCCACCCGCTGGACCAACTCGATTTGCCGGCCCGAGACCTGCTGCCCATGGACCGGTATCACACCAGCATCGCGCGCTCGAGCCATCAGCCGTCGCACTCCATGCTCGCCAGCCGCGGTTGCCCGGGCCTGTGCACCTTCTGCTCGCGCGTGACCTTCGGCACCCGCGTCCGCTACTTTGGGCCCGGGCGGATCGTCGATGAATTCTTCGAACTCCGCGACCGCTACGGGGCGCGTGACGTAGCCGTCTGGGATGACAACTTCCCAGCCGATCCGGAGGTGGCCATCGAGACGTGCGACCGTCTTCGATCCCGAGGGTTCGATCACTCCTGGTCGGTCGAAGCCCGCGTCGACTGCATCACGCGCGAGGTCCTGCAGGCGCTGCGCGACGCCGGCTGCACGTACATCGCGTACGGCTTCGAGAGCGGCTCACAGGAGATCCTCGACCGGGTTCGCAAGCATACCACGATCGAACAGATGGTCGACGTGGTGCGCATGACCAAAGAGGCGGGCATCCGAATCCGCGGGTACTTCATGCTGGGCCTGCCGGGCGAAACCGCCGACCACGTCCGCAGGACGATCGCCTTCGCCAAGAAGCTCGACGTCGAACTGGCGTCGTTCACGCTGTTCGTCCCCCTGCCGGGTTCGCTCGACTACCGCCGCGCCCAACAGAGCGGGCAATTCGATCCCGACTACTGGAAGCGCCAGGTCCTTCCGGAATTCAACTTCCTGGATCGTCCGATCTACGTGCCGGACGGTATGACCGAGAGCGAGCTTCTGGCCCTCCACCGCAGCGCCTATCAGCAATACTACTTCCGGCCGAAAACGCTGCTTCGACGGATCATGTCGGTCCGCGGCCTGGAAGATCTGATGACCATGGCCAGCGGAGCGAAGACGCTGATCGCCAACACGCTGCATCGCCCGGATGCGGCGGTCAAAGCCGGATAG
- a CDS encoding helix-turn-helix transcriptional regulator, with the protein MDKDCAAVENVIALAERSAALPLVYVGTGSGWATAPAPYLELVYMFEGECSALRMGPEVFAFPNGHVGLLSVHHGNYAVGPQRFRGWCVFLDVAESPEFAGCRETPLFGTWPVEHPQRMVAAFEHLATECGRSGRVSPGYPPRAEFAGGRGRNADRPAEVFMKAAFLHLTACVLEEAGGPSSHAPLPEAVREAMRFVELNYRRPDVDLARIARAVHLSPDHLGRLYRKATGRSPVRYLRQVRIDRSCFLLRQTTTRIEAIAREVGFEDPYHFSRVFRAERGICPREYRRRESGRE; encoded by the coding sequence ATGGATAAAGACTGCGCTGCTGTGGAAAACGTCATTGCCCTGGCGGAACGGTCCGCGGCGCTGCCGCTGGTGTATGTGGGAACCGGCAGCGGCTGGGCGACCGCCCCGGCGCCGTACCTGGAACTCGTCTACATGTTCGAGGGCGAGTGTTCGGCGCTGCGGATGGGGCCGGAAGTCTTCGCGTTTCCGAATGGGCATGTGGGGCTGCTGAGCGTGCATCACGGCAACTACGCGGTCGGCCCGCAGCGGTTTCGCGGATGGTGCGTGTTTCTGGACGTCGCGGAATCGCCGGAGTTCGCGGGCTGCCGGGAGACGCCGCTATTTGGCACCTGGCCGGTCGAGCATCCGCAGCGGATGGTGGCGGCGTTCGAGCACCTGGCGACGGAGTGCGGGCGCAGCGGGCGGGTCTCGCCGGGCTATCCGCCGCGGGCGGAGTTCGCCGGCGGGCGAGGTCGGAACGCGGACCGGCCGGCGGAAGTGTTTATGAAGGCAGCGTTCCTGCACCTAACCGCGTGCGTGCTCGAGGAGGCCGGCGGACCTTCGTCGCACGCCCCGTTGCCGGAGGCGGTGCGCGAGGCGATGCGGTTCGTCGAGCTCAACTATCGCAGGCCGGACGTGGACCTGGCCCGGATCGCCCGGGCGGTGCATCTGAGCCCGGACCATCTTGGACGGCTCTACCGGAAAGCGACGGGCCGGTCGCCCGTGCGCTATCTGCGGCAGGTGCGGATAGACCGGAGCTGCTTCCTGCTGCGGCAGACCACAACGCGGATCGAGGCGATCGCGCGGGAGGTTGGCTTCGAGGACCCGTATCATTTCTCGCGGGTCTTTCGGGCCGAACGGGGAATTTGCCCGCGCGAGTACCGCCGGCGCGAGAGCGGCCGCGAATAG
- a CDS encoding substrate-binding domain-containing protein, with protein MLTTSGDRTAALRRYVQRRLVGLREGEALPSVRSIMRVCGASQAKVDQILGEFSAAGLIERVPRRGLFKSGKAGTTLPSPVIDLIYCGVPEGRALREVSFHSELVDRLARRATQRGQAIRVHEFHIGSSYEGLGELSGRPEMMCCIIVGENHPEIVRAAETHHVAWVSLFPERSLTGRQTILIDAEAVVRLQLEHLWSLGHERIAYLHVVDERVMHRDHVLRREAFYKLMAERGLTVRDGWVAYGDYFETPFKRAFAAVLDGEDQPTAAIVSDPHLPWAYAVLRERGLAAGRDFSLVGTDDLALAGHIDPPATTVRVCRTKAVEMAMEMLDEVAAGTAIDEPRYLPVELVIRGSTGELLIADC; from the coding sequence ATGCTGACGACATCCGGAGATCGAACGGCGGCGCTGCGGCGGTATGTCCAGCGGCGTCTGGTGGGGCTGCGGGAGGGTGAGGCGCTGCCCTCGGTGCGGTCGATCATGCGAGTGTGCGGGGCCAGCCAGGCCAAGGTGGACCAGATACTCGGGGAATTCAGCGCCGCCGGCTTGATCGAGCGGGTGCCGCGGCGCGGGCTCTTCAAGAGCGGCAAGGCCGGGACGACGTTGCCCTCGCCGGTGATCGACCTGATCTACTGCGGTGTGCCGGAGGGCCGGGCGCTGCGCGAGGTCAGCTTCCATTCGGAACTCGTGGACCGGCTGGCCCGTCGGGCGACCCAGCGGGGCCAGGCCATCCGCGTGCATGAATTTCACATCGGCAGTTCCTACGAGGGTCTCGGCGAGTTGTCTGGCCGGCCGGAGATGATGTGCTGCATCATCGTGGGCGAAAATCATCCGGAGATCGTCCGGGCGGCTGAGACGCACCACGTGGCGTGGGTGAGCCTGTTTCCCGAGCGGAGCCTGACCGGCCGCCAGACGATCCTGATCGACGCCGAAGCCGTGGTGCGGCTGCAGTTGGAGCACCTCTGGTCGTTGGGCCACGAGCGGATCGCGTATTTGCACGTGGTGGACGAGCGGGTGATGCACCGGGACCACGTGCTGCGGCGTGAGGCGTTCTACAAGTTGATGGCCGAGCGGGGACTGACGGTGCGCGACGGCTGGGTGGCCTACGGCGACTACTTCGAGACGCCGTTCAAGCGGGCTTTCGCGGCGGTGCTGGACGGCGAGGACCAGCCGACCGCGGCAATCGTTTCCGACCCGCATCTGCCGTGGGCCTACGCGGTGCTCCGCGAGCGTGGCCTGGCGGCCGGTCGGGATTTCTCACTGGTGGGCACCGACGATCTGGCGTTGGCCGGCCATATCGATCCGCCCGCGACCACCGTGCGGGTCTGCCGCACCAAAGCCGTCGAGATGGCGATGGAAATGCTCGACGAGGTGGCCGCCGGAACGGCGATCGATGAGCCGCGCTACCTGCCGGTGGAACTGGTGATCAGAGGATCGACGGGGGAGTTGTTGATTGCCGATTGCTGA